The Aedes aegypti strain LVP_AGWG chromosome 3, AaegL5.0 Primary Assembly, whole genome shotgun sequence genome contains a region encoding:
- the LOC110679416 gene encoding uncharacterized protein LOC110679416: MDCKKCHLPVNTKDQQYIYCNAPDPEPKCVLERDVEELKSKVETILSMLASHADSVVRHSTPTSSIVFDDTVKGSNLISEMSYAPGRLSESIGGVDNFDLLLTNINATVSEEDVQRMVCRCLGARDNECNNVKKLVPRWVDCSTLDFVSFKIVLDRKWKPAAMMSSTWPKNIKFREFKRRLCTWKPDDM, encoded by the exons ATGGATTGTAAAAAGTGCCACCTCCCCGTCAACACAAAAGATCAGCAGTACATTTACTGCAATG CACCCGATCCAGAGCCGAAATGCGTACTTGAACGTGACGTAGAAGAGCTGAAGTCCAAAGTGGAAACCATCCTCTCGATGCTTGCTTCCCATGCGGATTCTGTGGTTCGACACTCGACTCCAACCTCGTCGATAGTATTTGATGACACGGTAAAAGGATCGAACCTAATCAGTGAAATGTCATATGCACCTGGTCGGTTATCGGAGTCAATTGGCGGAGTTGATAATTTCGATCTGCTGCTAACTAATATCAATGCAACGGTTTCGGAAGAAGATGTTCAACGCATGGTTTGTCGATGTTTAGGAGCCCGTGATAACGAGTGCAACAATGTTAAGAAACTGGTTCCGCGGTGGGTTGACTGTAGTACGTTGGATTTCGTCTCGTTCAAGATCGTTCTAGACCGGAAATGGAAGCCTGCAGCGATGATGTCGTCTACTTGGccgaaaaatatcaaatttcgtGAATTCAAGCGAAGACTTTGTACGTGGAAACCCGACGATATGTAA